The Polynucleobacter sp. HIN7 genomic interval TTTCTGCGCAAGTAGACAACATTTTGATTTATGCAACCTCCAATCGCCGTCATTTGTTACCCGAGTACATGAAGGATAACGAGTCTTATGTTCATACCGACGATGGTGAGATTCATCCAGGCGAGGTTGTTGAAGAGAAAATCTCTTTATCAGAACGTTTTGGTTTGTGGCTTTCTTTTTATCCACCAAGGCAAGAGGAATATCTTGCGATCGTTGCACATTGGTTAGCGCACTTTGGTCTATCGGATAAAGCGATTGAGGCTGCCCGGCCCGAAGCCTTAGTCTGGGCTCTAGAGCGTGGCTCACGTTCAGGACGTGTGGCTTGGCAGTTTGCCAAGCACTGGGCCGGATCCCAATCCGGCAAAAAGTAGTCCATGACAAATCAATCCCGGCCGATCGTTGAGGTCGCTGTCGGAATCCTTTTAAAAGATCAATCACTTGTTTTGATGGGCAAACGACCCAGTGGCAAACCCTATGCAGGCTATTGGGAGTTTCCGGGTGGCAAGCTGGAGGTCAATGAATCCATCACAACTGCCTTAGAGCGTGAGTTATATGAAGAGCTTGGCATTCGGATTGCTTTGGATAAAAACCATTGTCAGGAAATCATGATGCTCGAACATGATTACCCGCACGCCCATGTTCGTCTGCATGTGTGCTTGGTTGATCGCTGGGAGGGGGAGCCAGTTGGCCTAGAAAATCAAGAGCTATCTTGGCAAAATATATTTAATTCGGAGTTAACGATTAAACCATTATTGCCAGCTGCTTGGCCGATGATTGAAAAAGTTCGTTGGTATTTGAGAAGTACGTAAGCAGTAATCTGCCTAGGTCAAAATTGGCAGAACGTTAACTTAAAGGGAATGTCTTGATTGATGAGGGTAGGCTTAAGATCTTGCTCACACTTAAGCAGCCGAATTGATACCAAATATTTGTTGGCACTAATTTCAGCAAAGAGCGATGGATCCTCTAAGGTAATGCGCATTAATTGATAAACCTTGCCAGAGGGCGCTTGCTGAAACGAGCCCTGATGAGCTAAAACTTCTTTGCTTTCCCCCGACTCGCGTAGCAGTCGTAAAAATAAATGGCAGGCCTCTTGCCAAGGAAGCATAGGGTAAATGAACTTTTGTAAGAGCTCGCGTCTTGAAGAGGCGGGACTATGACGCCAAGCATAAAAACCTGGTAAATCAATTGGACTAGTGCCGCCCGGTGTATGTAAGCGTGTCCGAATTGCATTAAGCCATTCGTTCTCGCCAATGAGCGCATTGGGTTTAATTGCAGACGCATTCACTTGTGCGCTGGCATGCTCTAACTCGGCCATAGTAGATGCCAGCTTTTCTTGATCTACTTCTTTAGAATTCTTGAGTTGGTTGAGCGCAAACTTCTGGCGTTCTAATTCTTTAAGGAGTAGTGACTTGATATCACCCCGGGCGCTAATGTCGCCTAGCTCAAACAAAGTCGTTAAAGCATTATGGTGCAGTTCGGCGTCGTCCGAGCGTGCAAAGTGATTAAACCGGTCGAACAAATACTCCAGTCGGAGCATGCTTCGGACCAGTTCATTAAAGGGGTATTCGTAAATAATCACAGGGTTTTATTTTATGCTGACCCTTGGCAAAAAAACTACAAATCCAGCATTTTTTGATGAAGACGGTCGACTTCCACCTCAAGGCTAGCGAGATCCCCTTGGTTATGAATCACGGTATCCGCAATTGCCAAGCGCTCAGCCCGGCTTGCCTGATGAGCCATGATGCCCAGCACTTCCTGGCGGTCTAGCTGGCTACGCTCCATCACCCGCCGAATTTGGATCTCTTCCTCACAATCAACCACCGCAATATGATCTAGGCTCTCGGTCCAGGTGCCTGACTCTAGGAGCAGGGGGACTACAAATACCAAGTAGGGAGCATGATTTTCTAAGCCATTTTCAGCCTGGAGTATGGTTTCCTGGCGAATTAGGGGGTGTGTAATGGCTTCCAGTTTTCGTTTGGACTCGGTATCCTTAAATACGTACTCACGCATTTTTGCTCGGTTGAGCGATCCATCCGGAAGGATGAACTCAGGCCCAAATTGGCTTTTAATAGGATTCACTGCTATCCCCCCGGCGGCGCTTATTTGGTGGGCTATTTGATCGGTGTCGATCACCCAGGCCCCGCGCTTTGCCAAAAATGAGGCAACACTCGACTTGCCCGACCCAATACCCCCGGTCAGGCCTAAAAATGGAACTTTTCCTTTTAAATCAAGGAGTGAGCGAGTGGACTTATCCATAGTATTTCTATGATGCCAGCAAATGCTAGAAAGGGGCCAAAGGGAAAGGGGTGGGTAGACGGTAATTTTTGATACTTGAGCCAAAGGAGGCCCCCAATAATCCCGCAAAAGGCAGCTAGAACCAATATCCATAACGCACTATGGATTCCAAGCCAAGCTCCTAAGCCTGCTAAAAGTTTGGCGTCCCCCATGCCAAGACCATGGCGTGCGCGAACTTTTTTGTAGAGTTGATTAATGATCCACAGGAGTGAATACCCCAATATGGCACCGGTCCATGCTAAGTATGGCTCGCACCATGGGAATGGCGAGAGGGAATTAAAGACAAGACCTAAGGCAATCATTGGGTAAGTGAATCGATTGGGGATTAAAAACCGCTGAATATCAATCCATGCCACATAAACGAGGATTAGGATGAGACCGACTCGAAGGATGAAATCAAGCCACATCAGATGATTCTGCCTAATGAAAAAATAGGTAAGTAGAGCGTCATGAGTAATCCTGCTACCAGAAGACCAAGAAAAATAATAAACACGGGCTCTAGGCTTTGACTAAGAATGGCTAACCGATGCTCTAGCTGATTTTCAAACGAGCGAGACCGATTGATTAGCATGGTATTGAGCATACCGGTGCGAGCGCCTATTTCAAGCAATTGGACGGTTTCAGAATCAAAGAATCGACCATTAGGATCAATGCGCTTCATGGCAAGCCCAAGATCCCAACCTAAGGAAAGTTGCTTAAATAACTTAGCACTCAAATCATGACTGAGCCAATGATTGGATGATTGTGCACAAATACGGATCGACTCTAAGAGACTTAGGCCGGATTGCATTAAATGCGCAATGTTTTGGCACCACGTGATTTGATGTGATAGTCGGATCAAATCCCCAAATATCGGAATACGAAAGGAATGACGATCACACCACTTTTGAAACCAGGTTGATTTTCTCCAAAGAATTAGCACGGCGACGCCTGTCATAAACATTACACCCATAATCACTATCGCATGCTCATTCAAACCTCTCGAAAGACCAATCAACAACTGAGTACTCATGGGTAATTCAGCGTGAAAGTGATGAAAGATCTCTTCAAAGCTGGGTATAACCCATAACAACATGGTGATGACCATTAGCATTGCAGCAGCAAAGGTAATTGCAGGGTAGGTCAGCGCTTGCTTCATTTGCTGCACAAGTGATTCCTTAGCAAGCAATTGTTGATGAATTAAAAAAAGCGATTGCTCTAATG includes:
- a CDS encoding NUDIX domain-containing protein, which translates into the protein MTNQSRPIVEVAVGILLKDQSLVLMGKRPSGKPYAGYWEFPGGKLEVNESITTALERELYEELGIRIALDKNHCQEIMMLEHDYPHAHVRLHVCLVDRWEGEPVGLENQELSWQNIFNSELTIKPLLPAAWPMIEKVRWYLRST
- the zapD gene encoding cell division protein ZapD; this translates as MIIYEYPFNELVRSMLRLEYLFDRFNHFARSDDAELHHNALTTLFELGDISARGDIKSLLLKELERQKFALNQLKNSKEVDQEKLASTMAELEHASAQVNASAIKPNALIGENEWLNAIRTRLHTPGGTSPIDLPGFYAWRHSPASSRRELLQKFIYPMLPWQEACHLFLRLLRESGESKEVLAHQGSFQQAPSGKVYQLMRITLEDPSLFAEISANKYLVSIRLLKCEQDLKPTLINQDIPFKLTFCQF
- the coaE gene encoding dephospho-CoA kinase (Dephospho-CoA kinase (CoaE) performs the final step in coenzyme A biosynthesis.); this translates as MDKSTRSLLDLKGKVPFLGLTGGIGSGKSSVASFLAKRGAWVIDTDQIAHQISAAGGIAVNPIKSQFGPEFILPDGSLNRAKMREYVFKDTESKRKLEAITHPLIRQETILQAENGLENHAPYLVFVVPLLLESGTWTESLDHIAVVDCEEEIQIRRVMERSQLDRQEVLGIMAHQASRAERLAIADTVIHNQGDLASLEVEVDRLHQKMLDL
- a CDS encoding prepilin peptidase, producing MWLDFILRVGLILILVYVAWIDIQRFLIPNRFTYPMIALGLVFNSLSPFPWCEPYLAWTGAILGYSLLWIINQLYKKVRARHGLGMGDAKLLAGLGAWLGIHSALWILVLAAFCGIIGGLLWLKYQKLPSTHPFPFGPFLAFAGIIEILWISPLAHSLI
- a CDS encoding type II secretion system F family protein codes for the protein MMIGRSLSLRDQINFTYRLHSILQAGVPLLEALHLLEQCSPKHWRAFLSHTIQGLKSGHSLATSLSAKGKWFSPICIGLISIGEKTGALEQSLFLIHQQLLAKESLVQQMKQALTYPAITFAAAMLMVITMLLWVIPSFEEIFHHFHAELPMSTQLLIGLSRGLNEHAIVIMGVMFMTGVAVLILWRKSTWFQKWCDRHSFRIPIFGDLIRLSHQITWCQNIAHLMQSGLSLLESIRICAQSSNHWLSHDLSAKLFKQLSLGWDLGLAMKRIDPNGRFFDSETVQLLEIGARTGMLNTMLINRSRSFENQLEHRLAILSQSLEPVFIIFLGLLVAGLLMTLYLPIFSLGRII